The stretch of DNA CCGAGCGAGCCGCCACCTGATAATTCCCCGCCACAGATGATGTCGGTGCAATCAACAGTGTGATATCAGCCGGCTCAACCCCAGTTTTCGCTGAGATTTCCTCAAAAATCGATTCGGGGGGGAGCATGGCTGTTTCCAGAATCCCTACCACGTGGTCGGCTTCTTCCTTGTACCACAGCTTATCGAACAAGGGCTCTACACCAGCCGCAGCTCGCATGGGGCCACTCCCCATCGCATGAAACTTGCCACTCGAAAGCTGCCACCCTGCATATTGACTATACAGGCAGGCAGCCACGGGGTAATCGGTCTCCACCACCACATGGGGCCATTGCCACTTCCCTAAAAGCTGCGGCTGCAGATTGACTGTCGCCAGACCCGCCATGCAGACGGTCGAAAGGACCTGACCTGCCTCAAGTGAACCTTCCGCTTCAACTCCAAAATCGAGCAGCAAACCTGTCCCGGCTGATTCATGGGCAATAATCCGGAAATGATCCGGCGACTCAACGACTTCTTCAATAATCGAAAGAGACAGTTCGTTGAGTTCAAGATTCATGCGGAGTGGCTTTTTTCGAAGTCAATAATCGATCAAACAACCACCGGTTCTTACCCAGCGAATGAGTGAATCAACACGGTCGTGGCGGAATTGTAAACGATTGAAAGACAACTCGCGAGAATCAGCCACCTGCCGATTCTCGCGAGTCATGCTTTGTTTCACTTTTCTACCGCGTGGGGAATGCAGGGCATTTCCACCACAGCAGAAACAACCTAAGTCGTTTCTAGTCTCGACTTTGCAACTTGCTGATCAGGCGCAACATCTCCAGATACAGCCACACCAGCGTCACATTCAGCCCATGAGCAGCGAGCCACTCATAATTCTTGGGCAAGTTCTGCGATGCTGCCGTCGCGATAAAGTCGAAGTCCAGAATCAGGTTCAAGGCCGCAATGATGACGCAAAAGGCTGTGAACCCAATCCCGAGGAGCGAAGCGTCATACACGAATGACATCGCCTGAATGTTGAACAGACTCAAAACGAACGCCAGCAGATAGACCAGACCAATTCCTCCGGTGGCGGCAATCACACCGGCGCGGAATGTGGCAGTGGCACGAATCAAGCCCACCTTGTAGGCCAGCAGCATCGCTGCAGCAACTCCCACGGTGGCTGCAATCGCCTGCACGCCAATTCCCGGGAAGCGGGCCTCGAAAATTGTGGTGATCCCCCCCAGAAATACACCTTCCAGAAGTGCATAAATGGGCGCTGCCACAGGTGCACTGCGCAGCCAGAAACAGACACACAAGCTGGCAATCAGCCCGCCAATTGCACTACCAATCAAAGATGGCATTAACAGTTGTGGATTGTTCTGCAGATAGCTGAATGACAGTAATCCGAGGCTGGCAGTTAAACCAATCAGAACCATCGATTTGTTGACGGCTCCAGAAACGGTCATCACAGAGGACGACGAAAGGCCACCCTCTTGAGCCCAGCGATCAAAAGCTCCTTCGTTCAGAACTGGATTCCCGGTACGCATCGTGTACTGACCTTCGAAAAATTGAATTTGCTGTCGGAAACCATGGCAGAGTGGTGAAATCTACCAGATCCTAATACGTTCTCGGCCCTCGAATAGATGATCAATGACTCAGTTTTTTGAAATTCTTTGGCTGAATGATCCATCCATAAACACTGATGACAAAACGGATCGCCAGCTCTTTCCAAGAATTCGCCATCAACCATAACCTCTAATACAGAAATCTGTTACAAGATATTGGCGTTCATGTCTGACGCCCCCGATATCGCTTCACTCCGGCATTTTTCGACAATCAAGAACCCCGACAAGAACTCTGAACCGATGGCCATTCTGTCAAAAACGGTCACTGTCGAAAAATATCTGGCAGGAGTCCGTGTCGACAGTTTTTTGGTCAAACACTTTCGCAGCTACACGAGCTGGCGGATCCTCCGCATGGTCGCCGCTGGTCTGGTTACGATCGATGGACAAGTCGCTGCCACCACTCAACGTGTGCATCCCGGCCAACAGGTGACAATTCAACTCGCAGAGCCACCCGACCTGTATATTCCCCCCGAACCAACCCCGCTCGAAATCCTGTTTGAAGACGACTCCCTGCTCGTCATCAACAAGCCTGCAGGTCTCATTGCTCACCCGACTGGCGAAATCCCTGATGGCACACTGATTAACGCAGTCCAGTATTATCTCGACAAACAATCGACTCATCCTGGTCTCGAGAGACCCGGGATTGTCCACAGGCTGGATCGCGATACGAGCGGTGCCATGGCCATTTGCAAAGAACACCTTTCGCACCGCTTACTCTCGATCCAGTTCCAGTTGGGTCGCATATCCAAAAGTTATCTCGCACTCGTGGAAGGTGTCCTCACAGAGGATAAATTGGTCATCGACCTTCCGATTGGCAGGGCTCCTGGTTGCTCCAGCGCGCTTATGTCGTGCCGGGCCGATGCCCTCGAAGCACAGGCCTCGAAAACTTCTCTTCGAGTGGTGGAACGGTTCCCTCAACACACTCTTGTCGAGGCCAAACCCCGCACAGGCCGCATGCATCAGATTCGAATTCACCTGGCAACCATCGGGTTCCCCATTGTGGGAGACGAGTTTTACCTCAAAGAAGGGGAAATCCGGCCACTCGTCTGGCCAGAAAGTGAACGCGAGCAGGTCTCTCCTCTCATCAATCGACAAGCCTTGCACGCCGCTTGCCTTTCCTTCGCCCACCCGCTCACCAACGAGTGGCAAGACTTTCAAGCTCCTTTGCCGGACGACCTGCGCCAAGCCATTGAACGCGCCCGCCATGGTTGAACTTGAGAAAGCGGTTCAGCGAAGAACT from Planctopirus ephydatiae encodes:
- a CDS encoding Bax inhibitor-1/YccA family protein, yielding MRTGNPVLNEGAFDRWAQEGGLSSSSVMTVSGAVNKSMVLIGLTASLGLLSFSYLQNNPQLLMPSLIGSAIGGLIASLCVCFWLRSAPVAAPIYALLEGVFLGGITTIFEARFPGIGVQAIAATVGVAAAMLLAYKVGLIRATATFRAGVIAATGGIGLVYLLAFVLSLFNIQAMSFVYDASLLGIGFTAFCVIIAALNLILDFDFIATAASQNLPKNYEWLAAHGLNVTLVWLYLEMLRLISKLQSRD
- the mch gene encoding methenyltetrahydromethanopterin cyclohydrolase, with protein sequence MNLELNELSLSIIEEVVESPDHFRIIAHESAGTGLLLDFGVEAEGSLEAGQVLSTVCMAGLATVNLQPQLLGKWQWPHVVVETDYPVAACLYSQYAGWQLSSGKFHAMGSGPMRAAAGVEPLFDKLWYKEEADHVVGILETAMLPPESIFEEISAKTGVEPADITLLIAPTSSVAGNYQVAARSVETAMHKLLELGFDVHRIRSGFGSAPLPPVAANDLQGIGRTNDAILYGSTVTLLMTGDDESIAEILPLVPSRSSSVFGKTFLEIFEAAGRDFYKIDKLLFSPAQVIVQNVDTGRVHVAGEPHVPLVLKSFGLVTE
- a CDS encoding RluA family pseudouridine synthase translates to MSDAPDIASLRHFSTIKNPDKNSEPMAILSKTVTVEKYLAGVRVDSFLVKHFRSYTSWRILRMVAAGLVTIDGQVAATTQRVHPGQQVTIQLAEPPDLYIPPEPTPLEILFEDDSLLVINKPAGLIAHPTGEIPDGTLINAVQYYLDKQSTHPGLERPGIVHRLDRDTSGAMAICKEHLSHRLLSIQFQLGRISKSYLALVEGVLTEDKLVIDLPIGRAPGCSSALMSCRADALEAQASKTSLRVVERFPQHTLVEAKPRTGRMHQIRIHLATIGFPIVGDEFYLKEGEIRPLVWPESEREQVSPLINRQALHAACLSFAHPLTNEWQDFQAPLPDDLRQAIERARHG